Proteins encoded together in one Bradyrhizobium sp. CB82 window:
- a CDS encoding DNA methyltransferase — MDKETRNAIERATQWARNLLEEDFASQLEGDFDVHRDGVVAAKPSGHLSARQVLQRERIVAAIDHKRAAGMNASDAVCDYLRDAAFTTLNRFVALKMLEARELVQQCITKGEQSAGYREFCGMAQGLPLLPNNAGYRLYVESLFDELATEVKVLFDRRDPSSVLWPKRASFEQLLEILNASELARVWGEDETIGWVYQFFNGQDERRKMREESQAPRNSRELAVRNQFFTPRYVVQFLTDNTLGRIWYEMRGMNTVLAERCEYMVRKSGEAFEPRAKKDPRDLRLLDPACGSGHFLLYAFDLLLEIYEEAYADLESPKSEETGRTLAEDCPSLDALRRAVPGLILAHNLHGVDIDPRCAQIAQLALWMRAQKAYRDFGVGRAERLQVRRSNIVVAEPLVADDQIAKEFVAKLGDAELGRVFTGLVDALSLAGDLGLLLRVETLLASTPKRGQSSDIFAPPEERIRETLSLFIQEEGERMSTRRRLFANDAAHGIGLLEVAEKKYDVVVMNPPFGEPSLPSRATVYESSPAATADLGAAFIDRFSGMLRAGGVLGVLKSRALLFHDNLESWRNQVFLGGTLSATCLGDLGYGVLDAVVEVDAAVLANRPPGECVFISCLAGKDKGELLRAGVRGEEGASVYAHALDRFKRVPLSKIVYFLSDRWLDYFQNNALASWFTSKAGLASGDDERFVRAHWEVAPSEIASDRWRWFAKGGDFGRYKSDLHLVIRWGNHELFRRPGNAELYGRPGVTYTERTTSNLSVRALAARSSFSYAGPAIIPEFSESLPYLLFILNSWFVTYLVEALSGSGDHSVRGSAARHFYPSYFERIAIPKPDSKDCDWFKKRVDRLFATLSPCITDETDASFLGPRVSPGDTILGWSQRLERSLYGAYRQAYAMIRESEERIAVSVQLMPTDVRQGFEFTGWPWPSADKVPSEAAGYVSRYSPSDAAPPEAIEKLGGVRFANKLSHYLSASIESVAHAWSVSPEALCAWGEVHCVPSPARNAEMCVDLLQWSMGVAFGRWDIRHASSEVDAQESQHAFQQLPACAPGVLVGDSGLPVLDPPLSYPIAVPADGILVDDLGHQRDVRRAIQAVFECIFDRADDRLNEVAECLGVQSLSEWFARTFFNVHVKRYSKSRRKAPIYWQLATPSASYSIWLYVHSFSRDTLFRVQNDYAAPKLAHEERRLELLTSELRERATATQRKELAAQETLVGELRAFLEEVKRVAPLWNPNLDDGVMINFAPLWRLVPQNKSWQKELKSTWDALCEGKYDWSHLAMRLWPERVVPQSAKDRSVAIAHGLDDVFWVEGDSGKWTARKTPARSIDELVRERSSPAVKSALKSVLEAPAAAGNGTRGRGSRRRSTVTADGGDA; from the coding sequence ATGGACAAGGAGACTCGCAACGCAATCGAGCGCGCCACGCAGTGGGCACGAAATCTCCTCGAGGAGGACTTCGCCTCGCAGCTCGAGGGCGATTTCGATGTGCACCGCGACGGGGTTGTGGCTGCGAAGCCCAGTGGACACCTCTCGGCTCGTCAGGTCCTCCAGCGTGAGCGCATCGTCGCCGCTATCGACCACAAGCGCGCCGCCGGCATGAACGCATCGGACGCCGTGTGCGACTACCTGCGCGACGCTGCTTTCACCACGCTCAACCGTTTCGTTGCGCTCAAGATGCTCGAAGCACGCGAGCTGGTGCAGCAATGCATCACAAAGGGCGAGCAGTCCGCCGGCTACCGCGAGTTCTGTGGCATGGCCCAGGGCCTGCCACTCTTGCCCAACAATGCGGGCTACCGGCTTTACGTCGAGTCGCTGTTCGACGAGCTGGCGACCGAGGTGAAGGTTCTCTTCGACCGGCGCGATCCGTCGAGTGTGCTTTGGCCGAAGCGCGCGAGCTTTGAGCAGCTCCTCGAGATACTGAATGCCAGCGAGCTCGCTCGCGTATGGGGAGAGGACGAGACCATCGGGTGGGTCTACCAATTCTTCAACGGCCAGGACGAGCGGCGGAAGATGCGCGAGGAGAGTCAGGCGCCGCGAAACAGCCGAGAGCTGGCGGTACGTAATCAGTTCTTCACGCCTCGTTACGTGGTCCAATTCCTCACAGACAATACGCTCGGCCGGATCTGGTACGAGATGCGCGGCATGAACACGGTCCTCGCTGAGCGATGCGAGTACATGGTCCGCAAGTCTGGTGAGGCATTCGAACCGCGAGCGAAGAAGGATCCGCGGGACCTGCGACTGCTCGATCCAGCTTGTGGCAGCGGGCACTTCCTTCTCTATGCTTTCGATCTTCTGCTCGAGATCTACGAGGAGGCATATGCCGATCTCGAGAGCCCGAAGAGCGAGGAGACGGGCCGCACGTTGGCAGAGGATTGCCCCAGCCTAGACGCACTCCGTAGGGCTGTTCCGGGCCTTATCCTCGCGCACAATCTGCACGGCGTCGACATCGACCCTCGCTGCGCGCAGATCGCCCAGCTCGCACTCTGGATGCGTGCGCAAAAGGCGTACCGCGACTTTGGGGTTGGTCGCGCGGAGCGCTTGCAGGTTCGCCGCTCCAACATCGTTGTCGCGGAGCCGCTGGTAGCCGATGACCAGATCGCGAAGGAGTTTGTCGCGAAGCTTGGTGACGCAGAGCTGGGCCGCGTGTTCACCGGACTGGTTGACGCGCTAAGCCTTGCGGGGGACCTCGGGCTCCTGTTGCGCGTCGAGACGCTATTGGCAAGTACTCCGAAGCGGGGGCAGTCCAGCGATATCTTCGCGCCGCCCGAAGAGCGGATTCGTGAGACGCTATCCCTGTTCATCCAGGAGGAAGGCGAGCGAATGAGCACGAGGCGTAGGCTATTCGCAAACGACGCTGCTCACGGCATTGGTCTTTTGGAGGTGGCGGAGAAGAAGTACGACGTCGTGGTGATGAATCCGCCCTTTGGGGAGCCTTCATTGCCTAGCAGGGCGACCGTGTACGAGTCGTCACCGGCGGCGACCGCTGATTTAGGCGCCGCCTTCATTGACCGCTTTTCCGGAATGTTGCGCGCTGGCGGAGTGCTTGGAGTTCTTAAGAGCCGAGCGCTTCTTTTCCACGACAATCTTGAATCGTGGAGAAATCAGGTTTTTCTCGGTGGAACCCTGAGCGCTACGTGTCTTGGAGACTTGGGATATGGAGTGCTTGACGCGGTCGTAGAGGTGGACGCGGCTGTCCTGGCGAACCGACCTCCCGGCGAATGTGTATTCATCTCTTGTCTCGCAGGCAAAGACAAGGGAGAGCTGTTGCGCGCAGGAGTCAGGGGTGAGGAGGGGGCATCGGTCTATGCACACGCGCTCGACCGATTCAAACGTGTGCCTCTTTCGAAGATAGTCTACTTTCTGTCCGACCGATGGCTCGATTATTTTCAGAATAATGCGCTGGCATCATGGTTTACCAGCAAGGCCGGATTGGCCAGTGGAGATGACGAGCGCTTTGTCCGCGCACATTGGGAGGTGGCTCCGAGCGAAATAGCTTCGGATCGCTGGCGATGGTTTGCCAAAGGCGGTGATTTTGGCCGATACAAGTCAGATCTACACTTGGTTATCCGGTGGGGTAACCACGAGCTCTTTCGGAGGCCAGGCAACGCTGAGCTCTATGGTCGTCCAGGCGTCACATATACGGAACGCACGACATCCAATCTCTCCGTTCGCGCGCTCGCCGCAAGATCTAGCTTTTCTTACGCCGGCCCAGCTATCATCCCAGAATTCTCGGAGAGTCTTCCGTATCTGCTGTTCATTCTTAACTCGTGGTTTGTGACGTACCTGGTCGAGGCGCTGTCTGGATCCGGTGATCATTCGGTTCGGGGATCTGCCGCGCGTCACTTTTACCCAAGCTATTTTGAGCGCATCGCCATTCCGAAGCCCGATAGCAAGGATTGCGACTGGTTCAAGAAGCGAGTGGATAGGCTCTTTGCTACGTTGAGCCCTTGTATCACCGATGAGACTGACGCGTCCTTTCTCGGTCCAAGAGTATCGCCAGGGGACACCATTTTGGGTTGGAGTCAGCGGCTCGAAAGATCACTATATGGCGCCTACCGTCAAGCATACGCGATGATACGCGAATCGGAAGAAAGAATCGCCGTTAGCGTTCAGTTGATGCCCACGGACGTGCGCCAGGGATTTGAGTTCACCGGGTGGCCGTGGCCCTCGGCAGACAAAGTGCCCAGCGAAGCCGCAGGGTATGTATCGCGATATTCTCCGAGCGATGCCGCCCCGCCTGAAGCGATCGAGAAGCTTGGCGGCGTGCGTTTCGCCAATAAGCTCTCGCACTATCTGTCCGCTTCTATCGAGTCAGTCGCGCACGCCTGGAGTGTATCTCCTGAGGCGCTGTGTGCGTGGGGCGAAGTGCACTGCGTTCCAAGTCCCGCTCGCAATGCGGAGATGTGTGTCGATCTGCTTCAATGGTCGATGGGAGTTGCATTCGGCCGGTGGGACATCAGACATGCGTCATCAGAGGTCGATGCCCAAGAGTCCCAACATGCGTTTCAACAGCTCCCTGCGTGCGCCCCTGGTGTGCTCGTTGGAGATAGCGGCCTCCCTGTTCTGGATCCGCCCTTAAGTTATCCGATTGCTGTCCCAGCAGACGGCATTCTTGTGGACGACCTCGGTCATCAGCGTGATGTGAGGCGCGCGATTCAGGCAGTATTCGAATGTATTTTTGACCGTGCGGATGATCGGCTAAACGAGGTCGCTGAGTGTCTTGGGGTGCAGAGTCTTAGCGAGTGGTTCGCTCGAACCTTTTTCAACGTTCACGTTAAGAGATACAGTAAGAGCCGGCGCAAGGCGCCGATTTACTGGCAGCTCGCGACACCCTCGGCAAGCTACTCGATCTGGCTATATGTCCATAGCTTCAGTAGAGATACACTTTTCCGTGTCCAGAACGACTACGCTGCGCCGAAACTCGCCCATGAAGAGCGCCGCCTGGAATTGCTAACCAGCGAGCTTCGCGAAAGAGCTACCGCCACACAGCGTAAGGAGTTGGCCGCCCAGGAGACCCTGGTCGGAGAGCTCCGCGCCTTCCTCGAAGAGGTGAAGCGTGTCGCTCCGCTCTGGAATCCAAACCTCGATGACGGCGTTATGATCAACTTCGCGCCGCTGTGGCGACTGGTGCCGCAGAACAAGTCCTGGCAGAAGGAGCTGAAATCGACGTGGGACGCACTCTGCGAGGGAAAGTACGACTGGTCGCATCTCGCGATGCGCCTCTGGCCTGAGCGGGTGGTACCGCAGTCTGCGAAAGACCGAAGCGTAGCCATAGCCCACGGTCTTGACGATGTGTTTTGGGTCGAAGGCGATAGTGGCAAGTGGACAGCACGCAAAACGCCTGCTCGCAGCATCGATGAGCTCGTACGTGAGCGCTCGTCGCCTGCGGTTAAGTCCGCGCTCAAGAGCGTGCTAGAGGCACCCGCCGCAGCAGGAAACGGGACGCGCGGGCGGGGTAGTCGACGGCGATCCACTGTCACTGCTGATGGAGGAGATGCCTGA
- a CDS encoding PglZ domain-containing protein → MHPLHDYVAKQLADKLKSRWVVVWYDERSEFQSFVNEMRGGARETGELVAITVNGIATRLAEYAGSMFELRAAVEPHINGDTATALIVYMPGCARDRRASVLMELEKAGTTWEPQLKQLAKHVLLQQYTLGIVDEMIPYDRKVSYDDLARAAAGSAHGELPSILKSIFHDTSGNDALLAAWIVSDGRDAEIGSKDATRELEKLIKVRLGLELPTEVALPKLRAVTLRYVLAGELRQDLSCEPPTSLEGIPEPATRDEKAAVRELTRRLRSSYPDAYAALADRVEEELGLKAAKLLPGALSAIDTFRFEERALLRYAGDLIAARKFGDALELVAKCEQSFWIDRDVGRKAQWEATRRMAELGNLAIEIQSAVDKMSGDATAWLNAYVSKDGWYRLDQAQRRLEAWVANLEDEPEERPLGVVRRAYEDACYAMADGFTKALMKAGWTIAGMLHQTRVFSEVVSERPKPVAYFLVDAMRFEMGVDLAERLPKSSEVAIRVAVGALPSITPIGMAALMPGASSSFSVVAQGEKLGGRIEDSFLPDLASRKKFAAARVPGLVDFALDELLSQQPSRLTKKLDGAHVVVVRSQEIDHAGETGFSFQARQVMDTVIDNLARAIRKLAVAGIEHAVVTADHGHLFFASDRDDSMRTDAPGGDTVELHRRCWIGRGGSTPPGCVRVAASALGYPSDLEFVFPAASGVFLAGGDLAFHHGGPSLQELVIPVLTVRTKARESARPSAGPITVTALPEAVTNRIFSVTFTFGEKQMILGAIGIQVRPLLMAAGKQVGTVGLAVDAQFDRATGCVELVPNRPVTVAFLLTDESAPSVRVVVQDPATDAELYRSPNDIPVRLGV, encoded by the coding sequence ATGCATCCGCTTCACGATTATGTAGCAAAGCAGCTCGCCGACAAGCTGAAGTCGCGTTGGGTCGTCGTTTGGTATGACGAGCGCAGCGAGTTCCAATCCTTCGTCAATGAAATGCGCGGCGGTGCGCGAGAGACGGGCGAGCTGGTGGCGATCACGGTGAATGGCATAGCTACGCGGCTTGCGGAGTATGCCGGCTCGATGTTCGAGTTACGTGCGGCTGTCGAGCCGCATATAAACGGCGATACCGCGACGGCGCTCATCGTGTACATGCCAGGGTGCGCGCGCGACCGACGGGCTTCTGTGCTTATGGAGCTCGAGAAGGCCGGCACCACCTGGGAGCCACAGCTTAAGCAGCTCGCGAAGCATGTTCTCCTGCAGCAGTACACTTTGGGGATCGTCGACGAGATGATCCCCTATGACCGCAAGGTCTCATACGACGACCTTGCGCGCGCGGCGGCGGGCAGCGCGCATGGGGAGCTCCCCTCAATCCTGAAAAGCATCTTCCACGACACCAGCGGGAACGACGCGCTCCTGGCAGCGTGGATCGTGAGCGACGGCCGCGACGCGGAGATCGGGAGCAAGGACGCGACGCGGGAGCTTGAAAAGCTCATCAAGGTTCGTCTTGGCCTCGAGCTGCCAACGGAAGTAGCGCTACCGAAGCTGCGGGCGGTGACGCTCCGATACGTGCTCGCAGGGGAGCTCAGGCAGGACCTCTCCTGTGAGCCACCCACGTCCCTCGAGGGGATTCCGGAGCCCGCAACGAGGGACGAGAAAGCGGCCGTTCGCGAACTCACGCGACGACTGCGCAGCAGCTACCCGGACGCTTATGCGGCGCTGGCGGATCGCGTCGAGGAAGAGCTCGGCCTCAAGGCGGCAAAGCTACTTCCTGGCGCGCTCAGCGCGATCGATACCTTCCGCTTCGAGGAGAGAGCTCTCCTTCGCTACGCAGGTGACCTCATCGCGGCTAGGAAATTCGGCGATGCCCTCGAGCTCGTTGCGAAGTGCGAGCAGAGCTTCTGGATTGACCGAGACGTTGGAAGAAAGGCCCAGTGGGAAGCAACTCGACGCATGGCTGAGCTCGGCAATCTGGCGATCGAAATACAAAGTGCGGTCGACAAGATGTCGGGCGACGCAACGGCCTGGCTCAACGCCTACGTTAGCAAGGACGGCTGGTACCGGCTCGACCAGGCGCAGCGTCGCCTCGAAGCTTGGGTAGCCAATCTCGAAGATGAACCAGAGGAACGCCCGCTAGGTGTCGTTCGGCGGGCCTACGAGGACGCCTGTTACGCGATGGCGGACGGCTTCACGAAGGCGCTAATGAAGGCCGGGTGGACGATCGCAGGGATGCTCCACCAGACGCGCGTCTTCAGCGAGGTTGTGTCCGAGCGGCCGAAACCCGTAGCCTATTTCCTCGTAGACGCGATGCGTTTCGAGATGGGCGTCGATCTCGCGGAGCGTTTGCCAAAGTCGTCAGAGGTAGCCATCCGCGTTGCAGTTGGAGCGCTGCCTAGCATAACGCCCATTGGTATGGCGGCTCTGATGCCGGGAGCATCATCGAGCTTCTCCGTTGTCGCGCAGGGGGAGAAGCTGGGAGGGCGTATTGAGGATAGCTTCCTGCCTGACCTCGCGAGCAGGAAAAAGTTCGCGGCTGCGCGCGTGCCGGGGCTTGTCGATTTCGCGCTCGATGAGCTGCTCAGCCAGCAGCCATCCAGGCTGACGAAGAAGCTCGATGGGGCTCACGTCGTCGTCGTTCGGTCGCAGGAGATCGACCACGCGGGCGAGACAGGGTTCTCGTTCCAGGCTCGCCAAGTCATGGACACGGTGATCGACAACCTCGCCCGAGCGATCCGTAAGCTGGCGGTCGCCGGTATCGAGCACGCCGTGGTTACGGCGGACCACGGGCATCTATTCTTCGCGAGCGACCGGGACGACTCGATGCGCACCGATGCGCCAGGAGGCGACACGGTTGAGCTGCATCGCCGCTGTTGGATTGGTCGCGGAGGGAGCACACCGCCGGGATGCGTGCGCGTCGCGGCTTCTGCACTTGGGTATCCGTCCGACCTCGAGTTCGTCTTCCCGGCGGCATCGGGAGTGTTTTTGGCCGGCGGGGACTTGGCGTTTCACCACGGCGGACCATCCCTCCAGGAGCTCGTGATCCCGGTGCTGACGGTCCGAACGAAGGCCCGGGAGTCTGCCCGGCCGTCCGCGGGCCCGATTACGGTGACTGCGCTTCCTGAGGCGGTAACTAACCGTATCTTCAGCGTAACATTCACGTTCGGCGAGAAACAGATGATACTCGGCGCGATAGGGATTCAGGTCCGGCCGCTGCTGATGGCTGCAGGAAAGCAAGTCGGCACCGTTGGGTTGGCGGTTGATGCGCAGTTTGATCGCGCGACCGGCTGCGTGGAGCTCGTACCGAACAGACCAGTAACGGTCGCCTTCCTGCTCACCGACGAGAGTGCGCCCTCGGTCCGCGTAGTGGTGCAGGACCCGGCGACCGACGCTGAGCTATACAGATCGCCCAACGACATCCCAGTTCGACTTGGAGTGTAA